In Shewanella sp. MR-4, the genomic stretch CAGTTTATCCATGCGGGACATGCTAGCAGGCCCTGTGTTTGCCAATAACCCAGTGGCGATGCAAGTGCTGGGCGTATGTTCGGCGCTGGCGGTGAGTAACTCCATGCAGACGGCCGTGGTGATGACACTGGCGGTGACCTTCGTACTGGTGTTCTCAAACCTTATCATCTCCGCCATTCGCAACTTTATCCCTAACAGCGTGCGGATTATTGCCCAGATGACGGTCATTGCCTCCTTGGTGATTATCGTCGACATGGTGTTGCAGGATGTGGCTTACGAGCTATCTAAGCAACTATCTGTATTTGTTGGGTTAATCATCACTAACTGTATCATCATGGGCCGCGCCGAAGCCTTTGCGATGAAGTATCCACCTCACTTAGCCGTGGTCGATGCCGTGGGTAACGCGGCGGGTTATGGCTTGGTGCTGATCAGTGTGGCCTTTGTGCGTGAGCTATTAGGCACGGGCAATTTGTTTGGGCATAGCGTGTTGACTACGGTTGAAAACGGCGGCTGGTACTTACCCAATGAGATGTTTAAGTTGCCCCCAAGCGCCTTCTTCCTAATTGGCCTGCTGATCTGGACCATTAACGTGATCCAGCGTAAACGCGGTTAAGGAGCGGATATGGAACACTATATTAATCTGTTTTTACAGGCCACATTCTTAGACAACATGGCGCTGTCGTTCTTCCTCGGTATGTGTACCTTCTTAGCCGTGTCTAAAAAGGTGTCGACCGCCTTCGGCTTAGGCGTAGCGGTTATCGTGGTGATGACCTTAGCCGTGCCTTTAAACCAACTGATCTATGTGAAGGTGTTAGCACCGGGCGCATTGGCTTGGGCGGGCATGCCTGGTATCGACTTAAGTTACCTGCAACTGATCACCTTTATCGGTGTGATTGCGGCCTTAGTGCAAATCCTTGAAATGTTTTTAGATAAATACATTCCAAGCCTGTATGACTCCCTCGGGATCTTCCTGCCACTGCTCACCGTAAACTGCGCGATTTTTGCCGGGGTGATCTTTATGGCTAACCGTGATTACAACTTTGCCGAATCGGCGGTGTTTGCTATGGGTTCGGGCACGGGGTGGGCGCTGGCGATTGTGATGCTGGCCGGGCTGCGTGAACGGATGAAGTTTCATGCGATTCCCGAAGGCTTACAGGGGATTGGTATCACCTTTATTACCACAGGGTTGATGGCACTTGGCTTTATGTCTTTCTCGGGGATCTCGCTGTAACGCGTGGCTGAGAAAGTGAAACCGCATTCTGTTTAGAAAAAGGGTTATCGAATGGAAATGGCAATAGGCATAGGCATGTTCACCTTAGTGGTGTGCCTACTGGTGATAGTAATCCTTATCGCCAAAAAGAAATTAGTGACTACCGGTGAGATCACTATCGGGATTAACGACGATGCCGAGAAAAGCATTAAAGTTGCCGCGGGCGACAAACTGCTTGGCGCCTTGGCGAGTAAGAATATTTTTATTCCCTCGGCCTGTGGCGGCGGCGGTACCTGCGGCCAGTGCCGGGTGAAAGTCAAATCGGGCGGTGGTGATATTCTGCCAACAGAACAAGGGCATATCACTAAAAAAGAAGCCAAAGAAGGTTGTCGTCTCGCCTGCCAAGTCGCGGTGAAAACCGATATGGAACTTGAGCTAGAGGAAGAAATATTCGGTGTGAAGAAGTGGCAATGTGAGGTGATCTCAAACGATAACAAGGCCACCTTTATCAAAGAGTTATTGCTAAAACTGCCCGAGGGTGAAGACGTACACTTCAAGGCGGGTGGCTATATTCAAATTGAAGCGCCAGCCCATGTGGTGAAGTATGCCGATTTTGATATTCCGGCTAAGTACCGCGACGATTGGGAAAAATACGGCCTGTTCGACTTAGTTTCCACCGTCAATGAAGACGTGCTGCGCGCCTATTCGATGGCGAACTATCCCGATGAAAAGGGCCGCATCATGCTTAACGTGCGGATTGCCACGCCACCATCGGCCAATGTGCCACCGGGTAAGATGTCTTCTTACATCTTTAACCTCAAGGCGGGGGATAAGGTGACCATCTCTGGCCCATTCGGCGAGTTCTTTGTGAAAGAAACCGATGCGGAAATGGTATTTATCGGCGGTGGTGCGGGTATGGCACCGATGCGCTCGCATATTTTCGATCAGCTAAAGAGTAAAAAGACCAAGCGTAAGATGAGCTTCTGGTACGGCGCACGCTCAAGCCGCGAAGTGTTTTACCAGCAGGACTTCGACACCTTGGCCGCCGAGAACGACAACTTCGTCTGGCATGTGGCGTTGTCTGAGCCGCTGCCAGAGGATAATTGGACGGGTTACACTGGCTTTATTCATAATGTGCTCTATGAGAATTATCTTAAAAATCACAAGGCACCAGAGGATTGTGAGTTCTATATGTGTGGCCCACCGATCATGAACTCCTCGGTGATCCGTATGCTCGAAAGCCTAGGGGTCGAGCCTGAAAATATCCTGCTCGATGACTTTGGTGATTAAGCAGTAAGTGGAAAAGAAAATCGCGTTAGGCAGGGCTAGTACAGCTGAGTCTAACGCGATTTTTTTTTATAGGGCTTTTGATATCTAGCTAAAAGATTTTCCACTATGGCGGATTAAATAGCCCAGCATACGCTGACTTTCAGCGGTGTAAGACGGCATATGAAACTCACCATGCCAAATTGTTGAGCCTCAAACGAAGGCCAAAAACTTCTGGTAGGCAGGTTATTGCCTTGTCTTACAAAAGATATTCATTTATATCTCGATAAACTTAGTGATTAAGCACAGCCATTCCAGTGACACGCAGCAAGTACGTATATGGACACCTCGAATAGATCAACCACTTTTTAAGTAACAGAAAGTAATACTGCGTACGTATATCCGACCTGTTTATGAGAATCTTTGCTCTCTGGCCTTAATGAGAACCGCGCCTTTGCAGCTTATCGTCCGTCCGGAGTCATATGCTCCTTGTACTCTCTCAGCATCTGCAAAGGCCGGTATTACCTGTTACTTCATTATCTGTAGTCGTGTTTTTGGGGTGAGTTTAATACTCGATTTTTACAAATTAACAAGACCGATATTCGCTGCGATGAAACAGCAGCGCCCAAATGATCCGCGCCAATTTGTTTGCAATTGCTACTGCCGCTTTCTGTTTACCCCGCCGCTCAATCACCTTTAAGGCCCATACGGAGATCCTGTCATTACTCTTACTTGCATAGCGAATAATCGACCAAGCTCCCTGGATCAGTTGCCGCCGCAGATAGCTGTTACCTCGTTTGGTTATGCCGCTTAATTTCTGTTTTCCCCCACTGGAAAACTCTTTAGGAACCAGTCCTAAATTTGCAGAAAAATGCCGAGCACCATGATAGCCAGAGCCATCTCCGGCAAATGACACCGCGGCAGTGGCAATGATTTCTGCAACGCCTCTTATACCCATTAGTCGCTTGGCATCTGGGTGCGTTCTTGCCTGCAGTTTGATGTCTTTTTCCAGTGAACCTATTGCAACGTTGATCGCACGCAACTCTTCCATCAGCTCACGCATGTATTGGCGTGCAATCGTAGTGAGTTGATTACTGGCATCCTCAAGTAATTCCGGCAGTAAAAGATTCAATGGATTACGTCCTTTAGGGAGGGCTATTCCATATTCACTTAGTAAACCTCTGATTTGATTGGTTAGTGCAGTGCGTATTCTGATCCGGCGCTCGCGAATTCTGTGAGTAATGATGATATCAACCTGCGCTAAGGTTCTCGGCTGGACGAAAATCAGGTTCGGTCTCTGCGCCGCCTCACAGATAGCGAAGGCATCATTGCGATCGTTCTTATTGCCTTTGACAAATGGCTTAACATGCTGAGGCGGGATCAGTTTGACGTCATGCCCGAGAGAAAGTAACTCTCTGCCCCAATAGTTAGAGCCACTGCAGGCTTCCATCGCAATAGTGGCATCAGGGTAAGTACGCAGAAAAGTAAGGAGCTGAGCACGTTTAATCGAACGGTTAAAAACACTCTTGCCAGCTTGATTTACCCCACATACTTGGAAGATATTTTTTGCGAGATCAATTCCTATTAGTGTAACTTTCATTTTGGACACCTTTTGTTGTTATTGAACGTGCAAATTCAATATGGCGTAAATGACGCCTACTTCACAAGAGGTGTCCATCCCATCATCCATGTATGCTCGACCGTGACATCCATGTCACGGACGGCCACTTCCATATCTGTGCTTAATCCTGCTGACCACAGCGTATCCTCTTAGCTTGAATATGCCTCAAATTTGTCTTTTCTTTGTAAAATTTAACAATGGGTGTCTCAATAGATTTATTACTTGAACCTCAGTCAAAAGATTTAACCTTAGTCAATTCAGCTTAAGTTTCTTTAGTTTACGAGCGGAATTTCGTAAGTTGAATCGTCTTATCTAAGTACTTATGCCTATAGGTATTATTTAATCATGGATTCAACCGTTTGTAGGATAGGAGGTTCGTTTGAAAAGGCTAGCCATAGCATTACTTATCAGTTTCTCCCTTAGTGCATGTTCTTCACTCAATGAAATTAAATTAGACGCTCAATCGGCACCCAGTTATATCGGCGAAAAAGTCAAAGTCACCACTGTATCGGGTAAACAGGTGGAATTTACCGTCGAAAGAGTGACTGATCAGCAGATTGAGGGAGAAGGAAAAGAAGTCAAAATTGAAGAGATACAAACATTGGAGGTTGAAGAGTTTAGCCCGCTAAAATCGATATCACTCACAGCGGGTTTATATATGTTGGGTGCGGTAATTATTGCCGTTGTGGTGTTATAACGAATTATCAATTGCTTCCTAACTGGCACTCCAAACCTCAAGTCACACTTAAGGTGTGCCTGTGATAAGCTGCCGCTTTCTAATCAGGCTGTATTTGCTAATTAAGTTAAGGATAACCCATGCGTTTGAGTGTTATTGGCTCCCTGCTATCGGGGCTGTTATTACTCCCAAGTGCCAATAGTGTTGGCGAGTCACTTGAAACTGCAATTGTGCCGGAAAGCGCGCAAGGCGGTCAGTCAGTTAAGCTTGAAAGCCAAACTGCATCTTCAGAATCTAAGCTTGGGGAGATTAAGAGCTTAATCCAAGCGGCGATAATGGATTCGCCGCAGCCATTTAGCGGTAGCGTTATTCTACTTGAAGAGGGGAAACCACTGCTTGAATTACAAAAGGGCGAAGGTATCAATCAAGATTCGCGGTTTGTAATGGCATCGCTCTCGAAACAAATTACCGCAACGCTAGTGTTGCAGGCACTCGATGCGGGGAAACTCGATTTAAATCAAACGCTAAACCATTACCTTTTTGGCGATCTTGAGGCGGAATCTAAGGCGCTAAAAGCCACTGATGCGGGCGCCAATGCGGGGGATTTGAATCCCAACCGTTATGATGAGCGCATTACTTTGCACCAACTGCTGAACCATACATCGGGTGTTGCCAGCATTGGACAGGCCAATCGCTTCGAGCCGGGTAGCCAATTTGAATACTCTAATTTGGGTTATTCACTGCTTGGGCAAGTGCTCGAGAAGGTGAATCACCAATCCTTTACCGAGCAGCTGGCACAATTTGCTGCGCGGTACCAACTCAATGGCTTAAGTGCCGAGCTTGGCAGCCTTGAGGTGATTCATGCCAAAGTGCCAAGTCTGGCAGTGGGATTGCAGGAAAGCGAATTGATTGCGCCTGCTGAGCTGGTGATTGATGAAGCGTTATTGCCCGCAGGGGGATTAATTGCCTCGACGGCTACTTATGCCGCCTTTCAGCAGCAATTACATGCTGGCAAGTTGTTGAGCCCTGAGAGTTATCAGCGGATGACCACTGCGTATATCGAGTTGCCATTTTTGTGGCCGAATATGCGCTATGGTTATGGGATAAGGATCAATAAGGACAATGACTTGGTCGAATATAGCCATACGGGGTATGTTTCGGGTTATATGTCGATGACGCTGCATTATCCCGAGTTTAATCTGGACTTGGTAATGCTGGAAAATCTCTCCTTAAACCTTAACGACCGTAACCGGGTATTTGAACTGCATAATCAAATACGCCAAATCATTCGTAGTCAGTTGCTTGCTAAAGCTTTTAAGGCTTAAGACTTGCCATTATGTTGGCTAATAGCCATCCAAGTGTGCAGGTGCGAAGGTAGGCTTAACTTCGAAAGCATAAAGCCCCTTTAAATGACGATATAAAAGGGGCTTTATCTTGGGTTGCTAGCTAAGGAGCTCTCTGTTACCAAAAGCGATTTCTTAGCGCAGTTTCGATTTCAATCTCTACCCTAAAGTATTGCAAAATTGTCCAGACAGAATCGACTAAAGTTTCGGTAAGCGCGGGGTAATCATCCCCGATAATTTTGTTGATTTCATCCACCATTTCATCGAGATAGTCCTGAACTCCTTCTTCAAACTCAGCTTTAGTCGCTTGATTGCGGAAAAAGCTGAAGTGGTCGAGCTTTTCAATCAATAGTTCCACCTGTTCTTTAACCGAATTTAACTGCTGAGTCGTGATGCTTGGATCGCTGGCAATCGGCTTAAAGAAATGCAGTACCTTGCTTTTGAGATCGAACAGCGTCGGAATTTGGCTTCTATCCACCGCCGCATCACTGACCTCTAGTCTAGTTTTTTGGGGTTGAGCGGTTTTTGGTGCCTCCACATAGGTCGTGGGTGAGTCTGGCGGGAGTGATGCTTGTTCTGACTTCGCTGCGTTAAGGCCGATAACTGTTGGGGCTGGAGGTATTTCACGCCCTAGTTTCTGTAATAGCCGACGTTGGAAATAACTTTGTGGTTGGGCTTTGCTCAAGGCGTGCTCAAGTTGAGTCTCGCTGTAGGGAACGATTTGCAACAGTACTTCGAATACCTCTTTGTACTCCTGCTCCATAGTCACGCTTAACGGGTTATAACCTAAGCTGTTACTTACGGTTAAGTCAGCGCCATATTGCTGCAATAGTCTTAAAATCCGCACCGCCGTTGACTCAAAGCGTGGAAACTCATTCGAGCTGCCGCCCATCACGGCGCAAAGCGCTGGAGTGGTGTCTTCGGCATTGATGGCATTTGGGTTAGCATTATGTTCGAGTAACACCTCAACGCAGGACTGCGCGCCGTAATAGCAGGCGCACATTAGTGGCGTAAATTGCTCATCTACTGAGAATTCTTCAATTTTGGCTCCGTGGCGCAGTAATAGTTCCACGGTATTACGTCGCATGGGGCCAGTAATCTGATCCCACCAATAGGTTGAAATTGCCTTGTGCAGAATAGGCGAATTATCATGGCCGCAATGGGTAAAAATATCCCCGCCTTGGTTAATCAGCCATTCAAGTACTTGGGTTCGACAGGCGATGGCCGCAGCGGACACATAGTTAGTGTTGTAGATATTGGTAAGGCTTAAATCGAGTCCCTTGGTGAGCAGATATTCCATCACTTGGATAAGTGTTGCCTGATCTTCCTTACCCGAACCACGTTGGCAGATAGTCAGCAAGCTTGGTTCATCCACAGCACCAAACTTTTTATTGATATCCATGCCATATTTTATGAAGAGGTCAAGAAACTCCGGCAGAAAGGTTTTCTTCTCGACCATCGGATAAACCAATAGTCGCAAGTTCGACCAGGCTAACATTTCATAGGGTTTACCCGCATTCATAAATACGGAATTTGGATCCGCGCCATATTTGAGCAACAGCTCTAGTGCTTGGTAGATATACTCCCGTTTATTCACATCGGTAAATTGGGCGTTATCAATAAATTGGTTGAGCACGGGTGAATGGTCGGCATCAGGCGGTGTCATCCTATAGATGCGATTGATATCGACGGTCGCCTTAATCAATTTTTCGATAATGCTGAGGTCAAATTCTGAGGTCAATGCCGCATAGAGCAAACTTTTCGCGTGGGAGTCGGCCTTGAGTTGCGGATAATGATCTAGCAGATATTCAGTGTATTCCTGCGCTTTTGCGTAGACACAGAGTTCGAGTAAATTGGCGTCATCCCAAAAGCTGCTATCGTTGGC encodes the following:
- a CDS encoding NADH:ubiquinone reductase (Na(+)-transporting) subunit D, giving the protein MSNSLSMRDMLAGPVFANNPVAMQVLGVCSALAVSNSMQTAVVMTLAVTFVLVFSNLIISAIRNFIPNSVRIIAQMTVIASLVIIVDMVLQDVAYELSKQLSVFVGLIITNCIIMGRAEAFAMKYPPHLAVVDAVGNAAGYGLVLISVAFVRELLGTGNLFGHSVLTTVENGGWYLPNEMFKLPPSAFFLIGLLIWTINVIQRKRG
- the nqrE gene encoding NADH:ubiquinone reductase (Na(+)-transporting) subunit E; this encodes MEHYINLFLQATFLDNMALSFFLGMCTFLAVSKKVSTAFGLGVAVIVVMTLAVPLNQLIYVKVLAPGALAWAGMPGIDLSYLQLITFIGVIAALVQILEMFLDKYIPSLYDSLGIFLPLLTVNCAIFAGVIFMANRDYNFAESAVFAMGSGTGWALAIVMLAGLRERMKFHAIPEGLQGIGITFITTGLMALGFMSFSGISL
- the nqrF gene encoding NADH:ubiquinone reductase (Na(+)-transporting) subunit F, which encodes MEMAIGIGMFTLVVCLLVIVILIAKKKLVTTGEITIGINDDAEKSIKVAAGDKLLGALASKNIFIPSACGGGGTCGQCRVKVKSGGGDILPTEQGHITKKEAKEGCRLACQVAVKTDMELELEEEIFGVKKWQCEVISNDNKATFIKELLLKLPEGEDVHFKAGGYIQIEAPAHVVKYADFDIPAKYRDDWEKYGLFDLVSTVNEDVLRAYSMANYPDEKGRIMLNVRIATPPSANVPPGKMSSYIFNLKAGDKVTISGPFGEFFVKETDAEMVFIGGGAGMAPMRSHIFDQLKSKKTKRKMSFWYGARSSREVFYQQDFDTLAAENDNFVWHVALSEPLPEDNWTGYTGFIHNVLYENYLKNHKAPEDCEFYMCGPPIMNSSVIRMLESLGVEPENILLDDFGD
- a CDS encoding IS110-like element ISShes7 family transposase, with translation MKVTLIGIDLAKNIFQVCGVNQAGKSVFNRSIKRAQLLTFLRTYPDATIAMEACSGSNYWGRELLSLGHDVKLIPPQHVKPFVKGNKNDRNDAFAICEAAQRPNLIFVQPRTLAQVDIIITHRIRERRIRIRTALTNQIRGLLSEYGIALPKGRNPLNLLLPELLEDASNQLTTIARQYMRELMEELRAINVAIGSLEKDIKLQARTHPDAKRLMGIRGVAEIIATAAVSFAGDGSGYHGARHFSANLGLVPKEFSSGGKQKLSGITKRGNSYLRRQLIQGAWSIIRYASKSNDRISVWALKVIERRGKQKAAVAIANKLARIIWALLFHRSEYRSC
- a CDS encoding serine hydrolase domain-containing protein, whose translation is MRLSVIGSLLSGLLLLPSANSVGESLETAIVPESAQGGQSVKLESQTASSESKLGEIKSLIQAAIMDSPQPFSGSVILLEEGKPLLELQKGEGINQDSRFVMASLSKQITATLVLQALDAGKLDLNQTLNHYLFGDLEAESKALKATDAGANAGDLNPNRYDERITLHQLLNHTSGVASIGQANRFEPGSQFEYSNLGYSLLGQVLEKVNHQSFTEQLAQFAARYQLNGLSAELGSLEVIHAKVPSLAVGLQESELIAPAELVIDEALLPAGGLIASTATYAAFQQQLHAGKLLSPESYQRMTTAYIELPFLWPNMRYGYGIRINKDNDLVEYSHTGYVSGYMSMTLHYPEFNLDLVMLENLSLNLNDRNRVFELHNQIRQIIRSQLLAKAFKA
- a CDS encoding ankyrin repeat domain-containing protein → MLNWIFGDNNLTLREICLNNELSTTKKIQKITKYLANGGDINFIDPDISPCNVLVPLSRSPESDLELIQYLLDNGAQIECNGFSALHSALEFNNPELVKLYLKAGANLYYQNQYNNCWLNYLYHPNPQYIYQDNQRIAMLELLLEQGLDINHSVSFWTNGELNHPLEILYADRSKEVFLHIINKDIYLDIGQLSLIEEIILSSDFWGVETFEPLVKRYPEYKKSRYIMANDSSFWDDANLLELCVYAKAQEYTEYLLDHYPQLKADSHAKSLLYAALTSEFDLSIIEKLIKATVDINRIYRMTPPDADHSPVLNQFIDNAQFTDVNKREYIYQALELLLKYGADPNSVFMNAGKPYEMLAWSNLRLLVYPMVEKKTFLPEFLDLFIKYGMDINKKFGAVDEPSLLTICQRGSGKEDQATLIQVMEYLLTKGLDLSLTNIYNTNYVSAAAIACRTQVLEWLINQGGDIFTHCGHDNSPILHKAISTYWWDQITGPMRRNTVELLLRHGAKIEEFSVDEQFTPLMCACYYGAQSCVEVLLEHNANPNAINAEDTTPALCAVMGGSSNEFPRFESTAVRILRLLQQYGADLTVSNSLGYNPLSVTMEQEYKEVFEVLLQIVPYSETQLEHALSKAQPQSYFQRRLLQKLGREIPPAPTVIGLNAAKSEQASLPPDSPTTYVEAPKTAQPQKTRLEVSDAAVDRSQIPTLFDLKSKVLHFFKPIASDPSITTQQLNSVKEQVELLIEKLDHFSFFRNQATKAEFEEGVQDYLDEMVDEINKIIGDDYPALTETLVDSVWTILQYFRVEIEIETALRNRFW